The Pseudomonas sp. FP198 genomic interval AGGGCGCGCGACTGCCTATCAAGTTGCCCTATGACGAAGTGGAGCCGTTTTCCAACGGCATGGCGGTGGTCGGGCGCGATGGCAGCTACGGCGCCATCGACCTGTCCGGCAGGCTGAAGGTGCCGCTGGAGTACGACCGGCTCAACGCCTTCCAGACCCGCTACGCAGCCGCCACCCGGGCCGGCGGTGGTTCTGCCCTGGTGTTGATCAGTCAAGACAACAAACTGTTCAAAAAACTGGGCTCCTACACCAGCATGAAGGTGCCGGATAACGGCAATGACGCCCGTTATCATGTGAGGGGGCCGGGTGATAGCGATGAGTATCGGGTGTATGACGCGGATGGCAATCTGGTGAAGGACGGCGGATAAAGCCTCCGCCCCCCTGTGGCGAGGGAGCTTGCTCCCGCTCGGCTGCGCAGCAGTCGCAAATTGGCCGGCGCGGTTTGCCTGGCGGATTTTTGGTGCCTGGTTTTGGGGTTGCTGCGCAACCCAGCGGGAGCAAGCTCCCTCGCCACGGGGGTCTCAGAGCTGGCTGAGGTAAGTACCGGTTCCCTTGAGGATGTTCTGCAATGTCAGTTCGACTTCCGCCAGATCCGTCACATTTGCATCGTAGGTTATCTCCAGTACGTCATCACCATTGAGCGCATCAACGTCCGCCGCGGCGATTTCGATTTTCAACAGGGTTGGGCTGAGGGTGACCTTGACGCCTTCCAGCGTCGAAGGCTCGCCGTCGAGGGTGATCTCCAGCTCGTCTTCGTCGGGATAGCGGGTCATCAGGAACATGTCGCCCTGGTTGCTGTGGCAGCAGAGCATGGCCATGTTGTCCTCTTCGTCGTCGCACGGGTTGGCGATCAGCAGGGCGGTGGTCATTTGCATGGGGAGGGCTCCTGGCTCGATGAGCCTTGCGGGGGCGAAAACGGGAATTCTGCCAGCCCGGACGATTTTCTGCAGGATTACCACCTTCGGGTGCCGTTTGGGCTCCGGGCTGCTAGGGTTGTTCGATGCAGAGCGGTCATAAAGCTAGCCGATGACCGAATATGTCGCAGCGTTGCAAGCAGGCACATTGTCGCACTCGTTAAGCTGCGCAACGGATGTGCACCTGCAAAGGCCACCCGAGGGTGTTTTTTGCAGGTGTCCATGACATGGAATTACATGGAAAAGGATGTGACCTGCGGGTCTCGTCCAGCTTCACCCACCTGTCATCCTGTTTCCTCTGCCCGAGAATCAGGAACAGGATGGCCGACGGCCCCGAAAGGGGTTGCACGCGACGCTACCATCAATAACAAGCCCAAGCGGAGTACCACAGATGGCGTTCTTCACCGCAGCCAGCAAAGCCGACTTCCAGCACCAACTGCAAGCGGCACTGGCGCAGCACATCAGTGAACAGGCACTGCCACAAGTGGCGCTGTTCGCTGAACAATTCTTCGGCATCATTTCCCTCGATGAACTCACCCAGCGCCGGTTGTCCGACCTCGCCGGCTGCACCCTGTCCGCCTGGCGCCTGCTTGAGCGCTTTGACCACGCGCAACCGCAGGTGCGTGTCTACAACCCCGATTATGAACGTCACGGCTGGCAGTCGACCCACACCGCCGTCGAAGTGCTGCACCACGACCTGCCATTTCTGGTGGACTCGGTCCGCACCGAGCTGAACCGTCGCGGCTACAGCATCCATACCCTGCAAACCACCGTCCTGAGCGTGCGTCGCGGCAGCAAGGGCGAGTTGCTGGAAATCCTGCCAAAAGGCACCCAGGGCGACGACGTGCTGCAAGAGTCGTTGATGTACCTGGAGATCGACCGCTGCGCCAATGCCGCTGAACTCAATGTCCTGAGCAAGGAACTTGAGCAGGTGCTGGGCGAAGTGCGCGTGGCCGTGGCCGATTTCGAGCCGATGAAAGCCAAGGTCCGGGAAATCCTCGCGAGCCTGGACAACAGCGCCTATACCACCGATGCCGACGAAAAAGCCGAAATCAAGAGCTTCCTGGAATGGCTGGTGGGCAACCACTTCACTTTCCTCGGCTACGAAGAGTTCGTGGTTCGCGATGAAGCCGACGGCGGCCACATCGAATACGATCCTGCATCGTTCCTCGGCCTGACCAAATTGCTGCGTGCCGGCCTGACCGCCGAAGACCTGCGCATCGAAGACTACGCGGTCAATTACCTGCGCGAACCGACCGTGTTGTCGTTCGCCAAGGCCGCGCATCCAAGCCGTGTGCACCGTCCGGCCTACCCGGACTACGTGTCGATCCGTGAAATCGACGCCAACGGCAAGGTCATCAAGGAATGCCGTTTCATGGGCCTGTACACCTCTTCGGTGTACGGCGAAAGCGTGCGGGTCATTCCTTACATCCGTCGCAAGGTCGAGGAAATCGAACGTCGTTCGGGCTTCCAGGCCAAGGCGCACCTGGGCAAGGAACTGGCCCAGGTGGTCGAAGTGCTGCCCCGTGACGACCTCTTCCAGACCCCGGTGGACGAGCTGTTCAGCACCGTGATGTCCATCGTGCAGATCCAGGAACGCAACAAGATCCGCGTATTCCTGCGCAAGGACCCGTACGGTCGTTTCTGCTACTGCCTGGCCTATGTGCCGCGTGACATCTACTCCACCGAAGTGCGCCAGAAGATCCAGCAAGTGCTGATGGATCGCCTGAAGGCCTCGGACTGCGAGTTCTGGACGTTCTTCTCCGAATCCGTGCTGGCTCGCGTGCAATTGATCCTGCGCGTGGACCCGAAAAACCGTCTCGACATCGACCCGGTCCTGCTGGAAAAAGAAGTCGTGCAGGCCTGCCGCAGCTGGAAGGACGACTACGCCAGCCTGGTGATCGAGAGCTTCGGCGAAGCCCAGGGCACCAACGTGCTGTCGGACTTCCCGAAAGGCTTTCCGGCCGGCTACCGCGAGCGTTTTGCCGCGCACTCGGCTGTGGTGGACATGCAACACCTGCTGAGCCTGAATGAAACCAATCCGCTGGTGATGAGCTTCTACCAGCCGTTGGGCCAGGTGTCCGGCCAGCGTGAGCTGCACTGCAAGCTGTATCACGCCGACACGCCGCTGGCGCTGTCCGACGTGCTGCCGATCCTGGAAAACCTCGGCCTGCGCGTGCTGGGCGAGTTCCCGTACCGCCTGCGCCACACCAACGGCCGCGAGTTCTGGATTCACGATTTCGCGTTCACCGCCGCCGAAGGCCTCGACCTCGACATCCAGCAGCTCAACGACACCCTGCAGGACGCCTTCGTCCACATTGTCCGTGGCGATGCCGAGAACGATGCGTTCAACCGCCTGGTGCTGACCGCCGGCCTGCCATGGCGTGACGTGGCGTTGCTGCGTGCCTACGCCCGTTACCTGAAGCAGATCCGCCTGGGCTTCGACCTCGGCTATATCGCCAGCACCCTGAACAACCACACCGATATCGCGCGCGAGCTGACCCGGTTGTTCAAGACCCGTTTCTACCTGGCGCGCAAGCTCAGCGGCGATGACCTGGAAGACAAGCAACAGCGTCTGGAACAGGCGATCCTCACGGCCCTCGACGATGTGCAGGTACTCAACGAAGACCGCATCCTGCGTCGTTACCTGGACCTGATCAAGGCGACCCTGCGGACCAACTTCTACCAGACCGACGCCAACGGCCATAACAAGGCGTACTTCAGCTTCAAGTTCAACCCGCACCTGATTCCGGAACTGCCGAAGCCGGTGCCAAAGTTCGAGATCTTCGTCTACTCGCCACGGGTCGAAGGCGTGCACCTGCGCTTCGGCAACGTCGCTCGCGGTGGCCTGCGCTGGTCCGACCGCGAGGAAGACTACCGCACCGAAGTACTCGGCCTGGTAAAAGCCCAGCAAGTGAAGAACTCGGTGATCGTGCCGGTGGGCGCCAAGGGCGGTTTCCTGCCGCGTCGCCTGCCATTGGGCGGCAGCCGGGACGAGATCGCGGCCGAGGGCATCGCCTGCTACCGCATTTTCATTTCGGGTCTGTTGGACATCACCGACAACCTGAAGGACGGCGCCCTGGTGCCGCCGGCCAACGTCGTGCGGCATGACGATGATGACCCGTACCTGGTGGTGGCGGCGGACAAAGGCACCGCGACCTTCTCCGACATCGCCAACGGCATCGCCATCGACTACGGCTTCTGGCTGGGTGACGCGTTCGCCTCCGGCGGCTCGGCCGGCTACGACCACAAGAAAATGGGCATCACCGCCAAAGGCGCGTGGGTTGGCGTACAGCGTCACTTCCGCGAGCGCGGCATCAACGTGCAGGAAGACAGCATCACCGTGGTGGGCGTTGGCGACATGGCCGGCGACGTGTTCGGCAACGGCTTGCTGATGTCCGACAAGCTGCAACTGGTCGCGGCCTTCAACCATCTGCACATCTTCATCGACCCGAACCCGGAGCCGGCCAGCAGCTTTGCCGAGCGCAAGCGTCTGTTCGACCTGCCGCGTTCGGCCTGGACCGACTACGACACCAGCATCATGTCCGAAGGTGGCGGTATCTTCTCGCGTAGCGCGAAGAGCATCGCGATTTCGCCGCAGATGAAAGAGCGCTTCGACATCAAGGCCGACAAGCTGACCCCGACCGAACTGCTGAACGCCTTGCTCAAGGCGCCGGTGGACCTGTTGTGGAACGGCGGTATCGGCACCTACGTCAAGGCCAGCACCGAAAGCCACGCCGATGTCGGCGACAAGGCCAACGATGCGCTGCGCGTCAACGGTAACGAGCTGCGCTGCAAGGTGGTGGGCGAGGGCGGCAACCTGGGCATGACCCAGCTCGGTCGCGTCGAATTCGGCCTGCATGGCGGCGCCACCAACACCGACTTCATCGACAACGCCGGTGGCGTGGACTGCTCCGACCACGAAGTGAACATCAAGATCCTGCTCAACGAAGTGGTGCAGGCCGGCGACATGACCGACAAGCAACGCAACCAGTTGCTGGCGAGCATGACCGACGAAGTCGGCGGCCTGGTGTTGGGCAACAACTACAAGCAGACCCAGGCCCTGTCCCTGGCGGCGCGCCGCGCCTTTGTGCGGATCGCCGAATACAAGCGCCTGATGAACGACCTGGAAGCCCGTGGCAAGCTGGACCGTGCCATCGAGTTCCTGCCGACCGAAGACCAACTGGCCGAACGTGTCGCGGCAGGCCAGGGCCTGACCCGTGCCGAGCTGTCGGTACTGATCTCCTACAGCAAGATCGACCTCAAGGAAGCGCTGCTCAACTCCCTGGTGCCGGACGATGACTACCTGACCCGGGACATGGAGACTGCTTTCCCGCCAACGCTGGTGAGCAAGTTCTCCGAAGCGATGCGTCGCCATCGCCTGAAGCGCGAGATCGTCAGTACCCAGATCGCCAACGACCTGGTCAACCACATGGGCATTACTTTCGTCCAGCGGTTGAAAGAGTCGACGGGCATGAGCCCGGCGAACGTGGCGGGGGCTTATGTGATCGTTCGGGACATCTTCCATCTCCCGCACTGGTTCCGTCAGATCGAAGCGCTGGACCACCAGGTTTCCGCCGACGTGCAACTGGAGCTGATGGACGAGCTGATGCGCCTGGGCCGTCGCGCCACGCGCTGGTTCCTGCGCAGCCGCCGCAACGAGCAGAATGCTGCCCGTGACGTCGCTCACTTCGGTCCGCACCTGGCGGCGTTGGGCCTCAAGCTCGACGAACTGCTGGAAGGCCCGACCCGCGAAGGCTGGCAGACCCGCTACCAGGCCTACGTGGCCGCCGGGGTGCCGGAGTTGCTGGCGCGCATGGTTGCCGGCACCACGCACCTGTACACCTTGCTACCGATCATCGAGGCGTCCGACGTCACTGGCCAGAACGCCGCCGATGTGGCCAAGGCCTACTTCGCCGTGGGCAGTGCGCTGGACATCACCTGGTACCTGCAACAGATCAGCGCCTTGCCGGTTGAAAACAACTGGCAGGCCCTGGCCCGTGAAGCGTTCCGCGATGACATCGACTGGCAGCAGCGGGCGATCACCATCTCGGTCCTGCAGGAGGGCGACGGTAGCCAGGACGTGGAAACCCGTCTGGCGCTGTGGCTGGAGCAGCACCACGAGATGGTCGAGCGCTGGCGCGCCATGCTGGTGGACATCCGTGCCGCCAGCGGCACCGACTACGCCATGTACGCAGTCGCCAACCGCGAACTGCTCGACCTGGCGCTGAGCGGTCAGGCGGTCGTCACGGCCAACTGATACACCGCTGAATGAAGAAGCCCCGCCTCGAGAGAAGCGGGGCTTTTTTATGGGTTTTCAAACAGTTCGCACAAAGCTGAGTGTTCCAGCGCGAAGCTGATAAGATTTGGTTAACTCATTAACTAATTTTGCGCGAAAACATGTCATGCCCAAACCCCGGCAATCCCTGACCTTGACCCTGCTGCAGGCCCGCGAAGCGGCCATGGCTTTTTTCCGTCCATCGCTGAACCAGCACGGGTTGACCGAGCAACAGTGGCGGGTCATCCGCATCCTCAGCCAGCATGACGAGCTGGAAATCAATCGCCTGGCCGAACTGGCCTGCATCCTCAAGCCGAGCATGACCGGCGTACTGGTGCGCATGGAAGCAGCGGGCATGGTCGTGCGGCGCAAGGCCGAACAGGACCAGCGCCGCGTGCTGGTGCGCCTGGCACCCCAGGGCCAGGCATGCTTCGACTCGATGAGCCAGAGCATGGAGGAAAATTACCAGCGTCTGCAGGGGCGGTTGGGGGAGGAGAAATTGCAGACGTTGTTGGGGTTGCTGAACGACCTCAAAACGATCAAACGCTAGAAGGCCGCTCCAGACCAGCGGGTTTTTGTGGTGAGGGGTCAGTCAGTAGACACCGCCGGTCGATGGTTTTGGGGTGTTCTTGAACGTCGCGGCCAACGTCTGTAACCCGCGCATCAGCACCGTCGTGTCCACGCCCACCGCGACAAACGCTGCGCCGAGTTCGATGTAGCGCCGGGCGAGTGTCTCATCGGCGCTGAGGATCCCGGCCGCTTTGCCCGCCTGGCGAATGCGCGCGATGGCGTCCTCGATGGCGGCTTGCACTTGCGGGTGGCCGGGATTGCCGCGACGGCCCATCGATGCGCTCAAGTCCGCCGGGCCGATGAACACCCCGTCGACGCCCTCGACGGCGGCGATGGCGTCGAGGTTGGCGAGTCCCTCGCAGCTTTCGATCTGCACCAGCAGGCACATCTGCTCATCGGCGTGGTCGAGGTAGCTGGCAATGCTGTTCCAGCGCGAGGCCCGGGCCAGTGCGCTGCCGACGCCGCGTACACCGTGGGGCGGGTAGTGCATGGCGCGCACCAGTTCGCTGGCTTGGGCGGCGCTTTCCACCATCGGCACCAACAGCGTTTGCGCGCCGATATCGAGCAGTTGCTTGATCAGCGCCGTGTCGCCGATCACCGGGCGAATCACCGGTTGGCCGGGGTAGGGCGCGATGGCCTGGAGCTGGCCGAGCAGGGTGCGCAGATCGTTGGGCGCGTGTTCACCGTCGATCAGCAACCAATCGAATCCGGCGTTAGCCGCCAGCTCCGCGCAGTAGGCGTCGGCCAGGCCCAGCCACAGGCCGATTTGTGCCTCACCGCTGCGCAGGCGTTGCTTGAAGGTATTGACGGGCATGTCCATGAGAAGTCTCCGGTCAGACGAAACGGCAGGCGATGGAGCCGAGCATGTCGTAGTCGACATGGAAGGTATCGCCCGGATTGGCCGCCACCGGGCGGGTGAAAGAGCCACCCAGGATGATCTGGCCCGGCTGCAGCGTGACGTCGAAGGCCGCCAGTTTGTTCGCCAGCCAGGCCACGCCCTTGGCCGGGTGATTGAGCACCGCCGCTGAAACGCCGGACTCCTCGATCACACCGTTGCGATAGAGCACTGCCGGCACTTTGCGCAGGTCGATCTCGGTGGGCCGCACGGCACGGCCGCCCATGACCACGCCGGCATTGGCGGCGTTGTCGGAAATGGTATCGAAGACCTTGCGGGTGACCTTGGTCTGCGGGTCGATCTGCTGGATACGCGCATCGATGATTTCCAGCGCCGGGATCACCCATTCGGTGGCATCAAGCACGTCGAACAGCGTCACGTTCGGGCCTTTGAGCGGCTTGCCGAGAATGAACGCCAGCTCGACTTCCACGCGCGGCACGATGAAGCGCTCGAACGGAATGTCGCTGCCTTCATCGAAAAACATGTCGTCCAGCAGCGCGCCATAGTCCGGTTCGGTGATATTCGACGAGACCTGCATCGCGCGGGAAGTCAGGCCGATCTTGTGGCCGACCAGCTTGCGCCCGTCGTTGATTTTCTGCGCGACCCAGGCGCGCTGGATGGCGTAGGCGTCATCGATGGTGATGCCTGGATGATCGAGGGAAAATTGCCGCACCTGTTCCCGGGAGCATTCGGCTTGGTCAAGGCGCGCGGCGGCTTGCTGGATGAGGCTTTGATCGAGCATGACAAGGGTCTCTATTGTGGATTGACGATGGCTGCCCGGGTGCGCAGCACCAACAGGCCACCAAGGGCGATGAGCAATGCCAGGACGTAAAGGGCCAGGCTGGCGCTCTGGGTGGTGTCGCGCATCCAGCCGATCAGGTAGGGCGCGAAAAACGAAGCGATGCTGCCGAAGGAACTGATCAGTGCGATGCCGGCGGCCTGGGTGCTGTTGGACAGGAACGCCGGTGGCAGTTGCCAGAACATCGGCAACGCGGCGCTGGCGCCCATGCCGGCGAGGATCAGGCCGCCCAGCACCAGGGTCGGATTGGCCGGCGCAAGCCCGGCGACGGCAATGCCGGCCGCCGCCATCAACAGCGGCACGCACAGGTGCCAGCGGCGTTCGCGGTGGTGATCGGACGAGCGTCCGCAACCGATCATGAAGAAACAGCCAGCCAGGTAAGGCACGGCGCTGAGCAGTCCGACCTTGCCATCGCTGCCGATGCCGGCGCCATGGATCAACGTGGGCATCCAGAACGCCAGGGTGTTGACCGCCAGCATCACCGCGAAATACACCGCCACCAGCAGCCAGACCTGCGGGTTGCCAAGGATCGCCGAGAACGAGGTGATGGATTTGCGCTGTTCTTCGTGGCTCAGTTGCTCGCGCAGTTGCTGCTTGGCGTCGGCGCTGAGCCAGTTGACCGTCTCGAAGCTGTCGGGCAGGCACTTGAGCACCACCAGGCCGAGCAGGATCACCGGCAAGCCTTCGATGATGAACATCCATTGCCAGCCGCGCAGGCCGCCGAAGTCATGGAAATGTTCGAGTATGCCGCCTGACAATGGCCCGCCGATCACGCCCGCCATCGGCACCGCAATGGCAAACAGCGCCGTGACCTGGGCCCGGCGCCGCGCCGGGTACCAACGGTTGAGAAAAACCAGGATACCTGGAAAGAACCCAGCCTCGGCCACGCCCAGCAGAAAGCGCAAAACGTAGAACCCGCTGGCGCTTTCGATGAGGAACATGCCGGTCGACAACGCGCCCCAGACCACCATCAGCGTGGCGATCCAGCGACGCGGGCCGACCCGGTCCAGGGCCATGTTGCTCGGCACGCCGAACAGCGCATAGGCGATGAAGAACAGGCCGGCGCCGAAGCCATAGACCGTGTCGCTGAACTGCAGGTCGGCGCTCATCTGCATCTTGGCGAAGCCGATGTTGATGCGGTCCAGGTGGGCAAAGAGGTAGCAGACCAGCAACAGCGGCATCAGCCGCCAGGTGATGCTGGCATGGGTGCGGTCGTGCGCGAGGGTGCCGGCGGTGTCGGCAGTATTGGCTGTGCTCATGATCTTGTACTTTTTGTCTGAGAGGCCGATGGGACGAACGGGCTAGCTGGGCTGGCCCTTGAGAAAGGCGTGGACGTTGTTGGCCTTGAAGTTGAGCTGCTCGTGCAGTTCGATCATCTCGAACGACAACGCCAGCAGGCGTTGGGCCTGCAAGTCGGCAAAGTGCATGGTGATCAGTTCGAAGAGTTTTTCCGCGACCTTTTGCCGGGTAGCCAGGTCGCGACCATGGCCGACCTTGAGCGTCATATGGACAAAGGCGTAATCGTGCTTGCCGTCGGCCATGCGCCAGGTGTCCAGGCGCACGCCACGGCTGCGGATGCCGCCCAAGGGAAACACGCCGCTGTCGCCCAGCAAGACGTGGACCTTCTCAAACAGGCCGGGCAGGTCGGCCTGCTGCTCGATGTTGTCGGTGTACTCGGCGATGAAATGGGGCATGGGGGCCTCCTGCAGCTGCTGTTCAGACTGGGAAAATTGCGTTGATCTGGCCGGTTCCGGAGCTGCCGAAGGGTTCGGTGATGATTTCGGCGGGTTTGGCGTAGTCCGGCCCGCCGAGCAGCCCCAGCAGCATCGCCGTGTCGTGCATCTTGCCTTCGCCGAAGCAGTGTTCGGCGTAGTCCGGGAGCATGGCGCAGAACTCCTTCCAGCGGCCTTCGCGCCACAACTTCACGACGTGCAGATCGACCTGCTTGTCGAATTCGCGCGTCCAGTTGTGGATGTTGGCTTCGGCGTTGCGGTCGTCGGAGAAACGGTGGGACAGCGAGCCGGAGGCCAGGACCAGGACCTTGCGGTCGCTTTTCTCGATGGCCCGGCGTACGGCGGCGCCGAAGGCGAAGCTGTCCTGCAGGCGGTGCCAGGCGCACCAGGCGGCAATCGACACCACGTTGAATTTCTGCTCCGCCGGTACATCCATGTGCATGTAGCGCATCGGCACCAAGGTGCCGTATTCCAGCTCGAGGCTGGGGATGTTGTGGGCCAGGGTCCTGATATCGGCGGCATTGGCTTCGGCAGCGATCAACTCGCCCAGCTCCGGGCAACCCGGGTATTCGTACTCCATGTTCTTGATGAAGTGCGGCAGTTCGTTGCTGGTGTAGATGCCTTTGAAATGCTCGCCGCTGTTGACGTGATAAGCGCTGTTGACCAGCCAGTGCACGTCGAACACCACGGCGGTATCGGCGCCCAGTTCACGGGCGCGGCGGCCGATTTCCTTGTGCCCGGCAATCGCTGCCGCGCGGCAGCCGTGATGCTTGCCGGGCAGCTCGGACAGGTACATCGAGGGAACGTGGCAGATCTTCGCGGCCAGGACGACTTCGCCCATGATGATTCTCCTGAAATGTTGTTCTTGGTTTGAATCTCGGACAGCGGTGAATCAGGTCTTGCCTGGTGTTGGAGCTTTTGTGGCGAGGGGATTTATCCCCGCTGGGGTGCGAAGCGCCCCCAATTCAAATTGCCTGACACACCGTGTGGTCAGGCTTTGGGGCTGCTGCGCAGCCCAGCGGGGATGAATCCCCTCGCCACAGTTAATCACCAGATTTTCCTGGGCCTACACCCCCCACCGCGGAATATGATGGCTGCCCATGGAGATGCACACGTTCTTGATCTCGGCGAAGACTTCGAAGCTGTACTGTCCGCCTTCGCGGCCGGTTCCGGAACCCTTTACGCCACCGAAAGGCTGGCGCAGGTCGCGCACGTTCTGGCTGTTGATGAACACCATGCCGGCCTCGATGCCATGAGCCAGGCGATGGGCCTTGCCGATGTCCTGGGTCCAGATATAGGACGCCAGGCCATATTCGGTAGCGTTGGCCAACCGCAAGGCTTCGGCCTGGTCCTTGAACGGGATCAGGCACACCACCGGGCCGAAGATTTCTTCCTGGGCGATGCGCATGTTGTTGTTCACGTCGGCGAACACCGTCGGCTGGATGAACTGGCCGCGACTCAGATGCGCCGGCAGGTTGGCCGGACGCTCCAGGCCACCGGCGAGCAGGGTGGCGCCTTCTTCGAGACCGATCCTGATGTAGCCGGTGACCTTGTCATAGTGGGCCTGGGTGATCATCGAGCCGACCTGGGTCTTGGGGTCCTGCGGGTCGCCGACGATCAGGCGTCTGGCGCGGGCGGCGAATTCGGCTACGAATTGTGGGTAGACACTTTCCTGGATGAAGATCCGGCTGCCGGCGGTGCAGCGCTCGCCGTTCAACGAGAAGATGGTGAACAGTGCCGCGTCGAGGGCACGGTCCAGATCG includes:
- a CDS encoding NAD-glutamate dehydrogenase; the protein is MAFFTAASKADFQHQLQAALAQHISEQALPQVALFAEQFFGIISLDELTQRRLSDLAGCTLSAWRLLERFDHAQPQVRVYNPDYERHGWQSTHTAVEVLHHDLPFLVDSVRTELNRRGYSIHTLQTTVLSVRRGSKGELLEILPKGTQGDDVLQESLMYLEIDRCANAAELNVLSKELEQVLGEVRVAVADFEPMKAKVREILASLDNSAYTTDADEKAEIKSFLEWLVGNHFTFLGYEEFVVRDEADGGHIEYDPASFLGLTKLLRAGLTAEDLRIEDYAVNYLREPTVLSFAKAAHPSRVHRPAYPDYVSIREIDANGKVIKECRFMGLYTSSVYGESVRVIPYIRRKVEEIERRSGFQAKAHLGKELAQVVEVLPRDDLFQTPVDELFSTVMSIVQIQERNKIRVFLRKDPYGRFCYCLAYVPRDIYSTEVRQKIQQVLMDRLKASDCEFWTFFSESVLARVQLILRVDPKNRLDIDPVLLEKEVVQACRSWKDDYASLVIESFGEAQGTNVLSDFPKGFPAGYRERFAAHSAVVDMQHLLSLNETNPLVMSFYQPLGQVSGQRELHCKLYHADTPLALSDVLPILENLGLRVLGEFPYRLRHTNGREFWIHDFAFTAAEGLDLDIQQLNDTLQDAFVHIVRGDAENDAFNRLVLTAGLPWRDVALLRAYARYLKQIRLGFDLGYIASTLNNHTDIARELTRLFKTRFYLARKLSGDDLEDKQQRLEQAILTALDDVQVLNEDRILRRYLDLIKATLRTNFYQTDANGHNKAYFSFKFNPHLIPELPKPVPKFEIFVYSPRVEGVHLRFGNVARGGLRWSDREEDYRTEVLGLVKAQQVKNSVIVPVGAKGGFLPRRLPLGGSRDEIAAEGIACYRIFISGLLDITDNLKDGALVPPANVVRHDDDDPYLVVAADKGTATFSDIANGIAIDYGFWLGDAFASGGSAGYDHKKMGITAKGAWVGVQRHFRERGINVQEDSITVVGVGDMAGDVFGNGLLMSDKLQLVAAFNHLHIFIDPNPEPASSFAERKRLFDLPRSAWTDYDTSIMSEGGGIFSRSAKSIAISPQMKERFDIKADKLTPTELLNALLKAPVDLLWNGGIGTYVKASTESHADVGDKANDALRVNGNELRCKVVGEGGNLGMTQLGRVEFGLHGGATNTDFIDNAGGVDCSDHEVNIKILLNEVVQAGDMTDKQRNQLLASMTDEVGGLVLGNNYKQTQALSLAARRAFVRIAEYKRLMNDLEARGKLDRAIEFLPTEDQLAERVAAGQGLTRAELSVLISYSKIDLKEALLNSLVPDDDYLTRDMETAFPPTLVSKFSEAMRRHRLKREIVSTQIANDLVNHMGITFVQRLKESTGMSPANVAGAYVIVRDIFHLPHWFRQIEALDHQVSADVQLELMDELMRLGRRATRWFLRSRRNEQNAARDVAHFGPHLAALGLKLDELLEGPTREGWQTRYQAYVAAGVPELLARMVAGTTHLYTLLPIIEASDVTGQNAADVAKAYFAVGSALDITWYLQQISALPVENNWQALAREAFRDDIDWQQRAITISVLQEGDGSQDVETRLALWLEQHHEMVERWRAMLVDIRAASGTDYAMYAVANRELLDLALSGQAVVTAN
- the hpaH gene encoding 2-oxo-hept-4-ene-1,7-dioate hydratase; its protein translation is MLDQSLIQQAAARLDQAECSREQVRQFSLDHPGITIDDAYAIQRAWVAQKINDGRKLVGHKIGLTSRAMQVSSNITEPDYGALLDDMFFDEGSDIPFERFIVPRVEVELAFILGKPLKGPNVTLFDVLDATEWVIPALEIIDARIQQIDPQTKVTRKVFDTISDNAANAGVVMGGRAVRPTEIDLRKVPAVLYRNGVIEESGVSAAVLNHPAKGVAWLANKLAAFDVTLQPGQIILGGSFTRPVAANPGDTFHVDYDMLGSIACRFV
- the hpaD gene encoding 3,4-dihydroxyphenylacetate 2,3-dioxygenase — protein: MGEVVLAAKICHVPSMYLSELPGKHHGCRAAAIAGHKEIGRRARELGADTAVVFDVHWLVNSAYHVNSGEHFKGIYTSNELPHFIKNMEYEYPGCPELGELIAAEANAADIRTLAHNIPSLELEYGTLVPMRYMHMDVPAEQKFNVVSIAAWCAWHRLQDSFAFGAAVRRAIEKSDRKVLVLASGSLSHRFSDDRNAEANIHNWTREFDKQVDLHVVKLWREGRWKEFCAMLPDYAEHCFGEGKMHDTAMLLGLLGGPDYAKPAEIITEPFGSSGTGQINAIFPV
- the hpaI gene encoding 4-hydroxy-2-oxoheptanedioate aldolase; its protein translation is MDMPVNTFKQRLRSGEAQIGLWLGLADAYCAELAANAGFDWLLIDGEHAPNDLRTLLGQLQAIAPYPGQPVIRPVIGDTALIKQLLDIGAQTLLVPMVESAAQASELVRAMHYPPHGVRGVGSALARASRWNSIASYLDHADEQMCLLVQIESCEGLANLDAIAAVEGVDGVFIGPADLSASMGRRGNPGHPQVQAAIEDAIARIRQAGKAAGILSADETLARRYIELGAAFVAVGVDTTVLMRGLQTLAATFKNTPKPSTGGVY
- a CDS encoding MFS transporter produces the protein MSTANTADTAGTLAHDRTHASITWRLMPLLLVCYLFAHLDRINIGFAKMQMSADLQFSDTVYGFGAGLFFIAYALFGVPSNMALDRVGPRRWIATLMVVWGALSTGMFLIESASGFYVLRFLLGVAEAGFFPGILVFLNRWYPARRRAQVTALFAIAVPMAGVIGGPLSGGILEHFHDFGGLRGWQWMFIIEGLPVILLGLVVLKCLPDSFETVNWLSADAKQQLREQLSHEEQRKSITSFSAILGNPQVWLLVAVYFAVMLAVNTLAFWMPTLIHGAGIGSDGKVGLLSAVPYLAGCFFMIGCGRSSDHHRERRWHLCVPLLMAAAGIAVAGLAPANPTLVLGGLILAGMGASAALPMFWQLPPAFLSNSTQAAGIALISSFGSIASFFAPYLIGWMRDTTQSASLALYVLALLIALGGLLVLRTRAAIVNPQ
- the hpaR gene encoding homoprotocatechuate degradation operon regulator HpaR encodes the protein MPKPRQSLTLTLLQAREAAMAFFRPSLNQHGLTEQQWRVIRILSQHDELEINRLAELACILKPSMTGVLVRMEAAGMVVRRKAEQDQRRVLVRLAPQGQACFDSMSQSMEENYQRLQGRLGEEKLQTLLGLLNDLKTIKR
- a CDS encoding 5-carboxymethyl-2-hydroxymuconate isomerase yields the protein MPHFIAEYTDNIEQQADLPGLFEKVHVLLGDSGVFPLGGIRSRGVRLDTWRMADGKHDYAFVHMTLKVGHGRDLATRQKVAEKLFELITMHFADLQAQRLLALSFEMIELHEQLNFKANNVHAFLKGQPS